A region of the Longimicrobium sp. genome:
TCACCAGCCCCACCGTGCGCCAGAACGCCCCGCGCAGCAGCTCCACCGAGCGGCTCAGCGCCTCCACCGGCCCCTTCCCCTCCACGATCACCGCGGGGCCCGCGCCGGCCAGCACCGCCGCGCCGCCCACGTACACGAAGACGAAGCCGAAGATCATCCCCGCGCCCAGGACGATGGAAAGGGCCGGAGCGGCCAGCGCGCCCACCACGGCTCCGGCCAGCGCCATCACCAGGAAGCCGCCGATCATCACGAACGACATCCCGACGTTCGTCACGAAGGCGGATCCGAGCAATGTGAACATGGAGCGAACCCCCGTGCGCACTGCCTCCTTGATGTCGATGGGCTGCGCGATGAACGACTGCGACGCCTGGTGCACGAGGGCGCCCCATTGCACCATCACCGAGAGAAGGAGCAGGACCGCCAGCCCGAACGCCCCGATCCCCGCGGCGGCTTCGCTCCCGGTGCCCGTGAGAACGGCCACGATGGCGCCGCCCACCACCAGCGCCGCCACGGGCAGAAGCGCGGTGAGAAGAAACGTCGTCAGGTTGCGCCGGTACAGCGAAAAAGCCCCGTCCAGTATCTCGCCGAAGCCCAAGGGCCGGAGGTTGGGAACGGGCATCGTGAGCTGTCGCGTAAGGATGGAGGTACGGCGGAAAGTCGGCAGGCGGGCCCAAGATACTGAGCCGCCCCATCCGCGACAACACCCGTTTTGGCGCGAGCGGGCCTGACGGCGGGCTTACCGCAGAGTGACGGGAATCGTCTGCGAAGCGCCCTGCGGGATGGACTGGTGGTTCGCTCCGGACCACGTCATCCGCAGGGTGGTGGAGCCGGGAGGCAGCCGGGGGAGCGCCCAGCGGTACCGCGTGCCCTGGACGGCGGTGATCTCGTTGGCCGACGCCATCATCTCCGTGCCGCCGGCGAACAGGTGAAGGTGCCGCCCCGCCGCCGTCCACCCGGTGGGGCCCAGCACCAGCGGGGCGCCCGCGTCGAACTCCACCGACGCCGGCTGCGCGAGCGCAGCCCCGACGGCGGGGCTCACGATCCGGATCTGCGGAACGGCGGACGCAGGCCCGGAGCCCGTGTCGGACCCGCCTTCCATGAACGACCTCACCAGGAACACCAGTCCCAGCAGCACCATCACCCCACCGATGACCCCGAACACACGGTCCGCTATCAGCCGCTCCCCCGATCCGCCCTGCGCCATCCGTTCATCTCCTCGCGATTCCGCTCCCGACGACGAGCGGGAAAGATGCACTCCCGTGGCGCGCGGCGCGAGGGCTGGCGAGCACGGAAGTAGATGAAGGAGCGGCGTTTACTCTCCTCCCCGGCGCCGTGGCGTGCGGCGTCGGAAGGCTGCCGATCCGTCCGCGGCTGCCTGCTGCCCCACGGGTCCGCTTCTGGAGGCTGGGGCGTGACTGCCGTATCTTCCCCGCATCAGCCGGAAGCACTGGCTCGCGGCGGCGTGCTGGATGGACGAACCGCGGCACTGCTCCAACGGCGGCCCCTGGAACTCACACGGATGCCTTCGATCCTCACTCTCATTGCCCGGCTGGCCCGCCGCGGCCTGCTCGCGGTGCTCGCCTGCGCGCTGCTGGCGGCACCGGCGGCCGCGCACACCAAGGTCCAGTCTACGCAGCCCGCCAACGGCGACACGGTCGCGAGCGTCCTGGCCGAGGTGCGCGTCCGGTTCAGCACCGCCGTCGCGCCCGGGCTCACGCGCATCGAGTTGCGGCAGGGCGGGCGCAATGTCCTCACCGGCGGCGCGCCCGTTCCGGGTGAGGGCAACCGCGAGTACGCGCTTCAACTGGCGCAGCCGCTCACCCCCGGCGCGTACGAGGTGCAGTGGACCACGGCCGGGGCAGACGGACACGTGCTCCGCGGAACCTTCAGCTTCGTCGTCGCCGCACCCGCGACTCCCGCGGCGCCAGCTGTCGTGGAGACACAGGCGGACTCGGCGCGGGTGGACTCCAGCCTGGCGGCGGGCATTCCGGGCGATCCCGACGCGGTCGGCACCACCACGTCCGCTGCCGCGAGCCCGCTTTCCGTGGCCGTGCGCTGGGGATGGTTCGCCGCGCTGCTGGCCATGATCGGCGTGGTGGCATTCCGCTTCGGCGTCCTGGCGCGGCTGGTGAAGGACGAGACGTTCCGCCCGGTCGCGGTCCGCGCCGAAGCCGGGGCGTGGACGATCGCCCTGGGCGCCGCGTCGCTCTCCATGCTCACGCTGGCCGGGCGGCTATGGCTGCAGGCGTCCGCGCTGGGGATGCGGACGGAGGACTGGAGCGGAGACCGGCTGACGGCGCTGGTGACGGGAACGGTGTGGGGGCTGGGCTGGCTGCTGCAGGCCATCGCCACCTGCGCATTCGTGATGGGAATGCTGATCGCCCGGGCGCCGCACGGACGGACCGCGGGGTGGATGGGCGCCGCGGGAAGCGTGGTGCTCCTGGCCGCCGTTCCGTCGCTTTCCGGCCACGCGGCGGGCGTCGAGGGGCTCACCGCGCTCGCCATCGTCGCCGATGCCGTGCACGTGCTGGCGGCTGGCGCGTGGATCGGGAGCCTGCTGATGGTGCTGGCCATCGGCATCCCGGCCACGCTGGGGACGACGGCCGCGGCGTGCGGCTCCGTCGCGATGATGGTGCGCGCCTTTTCCCCGATGGCGCTCATCGCCGGCGCCGTGGTGGCCGGCACCGGCGTCATCAGCGCGCTCCTTCACATCGGCGCGGTCGAAAACCTGTGGGGCACGGGCTACGGGCGCGCGCTGCTTCTGAAGGTGGTGCTGCTGACGCTCGTCGGAGCCACGGGCTTCTACAACTGGCGGCGCGTGCTCCCCTGCCTGGGAACGGACGACGAGGGCACGCGCCGGCTGCAGCGCTCCGCGCGGGTGGAACTGGCCATCGCCGCCGCCGTCCTCCTGGTCACTGCCGTGTTGGTCGCCCTCCCCACGCCCTGAAGAACAGCAAAAGCCATCTATCCCCGCCATGGACCGCTTTCTGCGGCTTCGGAGCACGAGAGCATAGCCTGACTCGGTGCCCGAAAACCCGTTGCAGATGAAGCCGTTCACGGCCGCGCCCTTGAGTGCCGCCTTCTCGCTTGCGTGCCTGTGCGCCGCCGCGCCCGCCGCCGCGCAGACCGATACCGCGACCGTTCCGCTCGATACTGTCACCGTGCAGGTGCTGGGCGGCAGCGTTCCCCAGCTGCGCGCGCCCTTTGCCGTCACCGCCGTACGCGAGGCCGAAATCCGGCAAGGCCGCGCCGCGCTGGCGCTCACCGACGCGCTCTCCGCCATTCCCGGCGTGCAGGTGGACAACCGCTTCAACTACGCGCTGGGGGAGCGCATCTCCATCCGCGGCTTCGGCGCGCGGGCGCAGTTCGGCGTGCGTGGCGTGCGGGTGCTGGTGGACGGCATTCCCGCCACGCTGCCGGACGGGCAGACCACGCTGAACCACGTGGATCCCTCGCAGCTGGGCCGCGCCGAGGTCATCCGCGGCCCCGCGTCGGCGCTGTACGGCAACGCGTCCGGCGGCGTCATCCGCTTCACGAGCGCCCCCCCGCCCGATGCGCCGTTCGCGACGGAGCACCGCGTGCTCGCTGGCGGCGACGGCCTGCTGCGCGGGGAGACGAGCGCCGGTGGCCGCATGGGCGCGCTGGGGTATCGCGGCTGGGTGTCGCACCTGCGCTACGGCGGCTACCGCGAGCACTCGCGGGCGCGCAACACACTGGCGGGCGGCAGCGTGTCGATGGCGCGCGGGGCGAACGAGGCGCGGCTCACCTTCAGCCTGGTGAACTACGACGCGCTCAACCCCGGCTCCCTGTCCGACTCCCTGCTGCGCGTGGACCGGCGGCGGGCGTTCGCGCGAAACGTGCAGCAGGCCACGGGCGAAGAGGGGCGGCAGGGCCAGCTGGGGGTGTGGTGGCGCCGCGCGCTGGGCCCCGGTGCGGTGGAGGTCTCGGCGTATGGATTGATGCGGTCCATCGAAAATCCCATCCCCACGTCCATCATCGACCTGGACCGCAGCGTCCGCGGCGCGCGCGCCGCGTGGACCGGCGGCGCGGGGCGGCTCCGCTGGACGGTGGGCGGCGAGATGGAAGGGCAGCGCGACCAGCGCCGCAACTTCGCCAACACGGCGGGGACACGAGGGAGCCTGACGCTGGACCAGCGGGAACGCGTCACCTCGTCCAGCGTGTTCGCCCAGGCGACCGCGACGCCGCTCGCGCGGGTGGACGTGCTCGCGGTCCTGCGCTACGACCGCTTCCGCTTCGGGGTCACGGATCGACTGATCTCCGCCACCAACCCGGACGACACCGGCGCGCGGACGATGGACCAGGTGAGCCCGGCGCTTGGCGTGTCGGTAGCGGTCACGCCATCCGCCACCGTGTACGCAAACCTGGCGACCGCCTTCGAAACGCCCACGACCACGGAGCTGGCCAACCGGCCCAGCGGCGCGGGCGGCTTCAACCCCGAGCTGAACCCGCAGCGCACCGTTTCGCTGGAGGTGGGCGGCAAGGCTCGCGTGGCGCCCGGGGTGTGGGTGGAGGCAGCGGCGTATCGCGCCCGGATCGAGGACGCGCTCATTCCGTTCGAAGTGCCGGGCGCGCCGGGCCGCACCTTCTTTCGCAACGCGGGTCAGGCGAACCACCGCGGCTTCGAGGCCGCCGCCGTGCTGACGCCTCGCGAGGGATGGACGGCGCGCGCAGCCTACACCCACACCGACGCGCGCTTCGGCCGCTACGTGGTGGGCGCGGACGACCGCGCCGGCAACCGCGTTCCTGGGATCGCGCCGCACCGGTGGGAGCTGTCGCTGCTCGCCTCGCCGCCGCGCGGCCCGTTCGCCGGGATCGATGCGCGCTACGTGTCGTCCACACCGGTGGCGGATACGGATGCCGACGCCCGGTTCGCATCCCCCGCGTACGCGCTGGTGGACGTGCGCGGGGGATGGGAGGGCGCCCGCGCCGCGGGCCTGGAGTTCGCCCCGTTCCTCGGCGTGACGAACCTGCTGGATCGAGACTACAACACGTCCGTGGTCATCAACGCCTTCGGCGGCCGGTACTACGAGCCGGGGCCGGGGCGCTCGCTCTACGCGGGCCTGCGGATGCAGCTGGGGACGCGGCGCCCCTGACGCAACATGGTGCCGCCGGTGGCGCAAAACGAACAAACTTTACACGTGCGGAAGAACCCTTAACTTCTTGGCCTCGGTTGTTCATCGTGAACCCGGGGCCAAGTGATGAGCCGGCACGAAAAGACGCTCGCGGCGATGGAGCGCAATGAACAAGGATGGCGCTACGATCAAGTCGCTGTGATGCTCAGGGGATTCGGGTTCGTCGTGCGCTCGCGTGGGGGAAGTCACCGGCTGTGGTCACACGCCAACGGTCCTACGGTCCTGCTGGTCGACAAGGGGCATGGCACGGTCCCTGGTTACCAGGTCGGGCAAGCAACCGCGGCAGTCCGCCAGTCATTGGAGGAACCATGACGCTCGCCGAGTACATCTCGCTCCCGTGGACGATTCGGGGTCGTGCCATCCGAGACGCCGCCGGTGAGCCGGCGTACTATGTGGTCTCGATCGATGAGCTACCGGGCTTCTCGGTCGTGGGCGACACGCGAGTTGAAGCTCTTGCCGAACTCGAACTCGGGCTGAGGGTGTACCTGGAGGGTGTGCTCGCAGCCGGGTTCCCTCCCGCACTCCCCCAACCTGGCCTGCTCGCGTCCGAGTTGGCCAACCGGGAGGCGCTGCAGACCGGCTGAGCAGTTCCTGCACGGCGGTCGTGAGCGAGGATCGACGAACTGCAGGAGGGTGCATGATGACCGTCGACGAGTACGTGGCGCTGCCCTGGACCGTGCACGGGCGGATGGTGCGCGAAGCCCCCGGCGAGCGTCCCTATCACCTGATCACCACGGATGAGATGGATGGGTTCTCGGTGGTCGCTTCGTCGCGCGCGGCGGCGCAGGAGTTGTTCCCAATCGTGCTGCGGGAGCACATCGAGGCTTGGCTGGAAAGCGGGCACGTTCCGCCGATTCCCGGCCCGGCTCGCGAAGCCATTGTGGCCTGAGGAACGTCGCACCACAACTCGCCGCTCCCGCCGGAGCAGGTTGCGCGAGCAACGAATCAGTGAGCCGGGTTCACCTTGCATCCCCGCGCCGGGGGTGCTAGAGTTGCCGTTTCTGCCCGCCCGGCTGCGATCTGATCGGGCCCGCACGACCCTGTAGCACGAGAGCGCCGATGTCGACGACCCTTGTTCCCGAAGCTCCCGCCGCGGCCGGCACCGGCCGCGAAAGCCGCTACGGGTTGGAAAACCACGGGATCCGCAACCCCGGAACCGTGTTCTGGAACCTGAACCCCGTGGAGCTGGTGGAGCACGCGGTTCGGCGCGGTGAAGGCAGCCTGGTCGAGGGCGGCCCCTTCAACGCCGTCACCGCGCCGCACACCGGCCGCTCGCCGAATGACCGCTTCGTGGTGCGCGAGCCCTCGTCCGAGGAGCACGTGTGGTGGGGCAAGGTGAACGTGCCCATCTCGCCCGAGCACTACGCCACGCTGCGCGAAGACGTGATCGCGCACCTGGAGGGGCAGGACCTGTACGTGCGCGACATGGTGGCCGGGGCCGATCCCAAGTACGCGCTGAACGTGCGGGTGATCACCCCCAACGCGTGGCACAACCTGTTCGCGTTCAACATGTTCCGCCGCCCCGAAGCAGGGGGCCTGGCCGACATGGTGCCGGGATTCACCGTCCTTCACGCCCCCGAGTACGAGGCAGACCCCGCCCGCCACGGGACGCGCACCAGCACCTTCATCCTGATCAACTTCGGCGCCAAGGAGGTGCTGATCGGCGGCACCCGCTACGCCGGCGAGATCAAGAAGTCGGTGTTCGGGGTGATGAACTACGTGCTGCCCATGCAGGGCGTGCTTTCCATGCACTGCTCGGCCAACGTGGGCCCCGAGGGCGACACGGCGCTCTTCTTCGGCCTGTCGGGCACGGGCAAGACCACCCTCTCGGCAGACCCGGAGCGCGGGCTCATCGGTGACGACGAGCACGGGTGGACGGACGACGGGATCTTCAACTTCGAGGGCGGCTGCTACGCCAAGGCCATCAAGCTGTCGCCCGAGGGCGAGCCGGAGATCTACGCCACCACACGGATGTTCGGCACGGTGCTGGAGAACCTGGTGATGGACGAGGCCCGGCGGGTGGACTTCGACGACATCTCCATCACCGAGAACACGCGGATCTCGTATCCGCTGCACTACATCCACAACTACGTTCCCGAGGCGCGCGGCGGCCATCCGCGGAACATCGTGTTCCTGACGGCCGATGCGTACGGCGTGCTCCCCCCCATCAGCCGCCTGACCGCCGAGCAGGCGATGTTCTACTTCCTGTCGGGGTACACGGCCAAGGTGGCGGGCACCGAGCGCGGCGTGAAGGAGCCCCAGCCCACCTTCTCGGCGTGCTTCGGTGCCGCGTTCCTGTCGCTGCACCCGGGAGTGTACGCCGAGCTGCTGGGGCAGAAGATCGACCAGCACGGCGCGCGGGTGTGGCTGGTGAACACCGGCTGGACGGGTGGGCCGTACGGGGAGGGGAGCCGCATGAAGCTGGCGTACACGCGCGCCATGGTGCGCGCCGCGCTCTCCGGCCAGCTGGACGGCGTGGCGACCGAGACGGTGCCGTTCTTTGGCCTGCAGGTGCCCACCGACGTGCCCGGCGTGCCGGCCGAGTTGCTGAACCCGCGCGGCACCTGGGCCAATCCCGAGGC
Encoded here:
- a CDS encoding copper resistance CopC/CopD family protein, giving the protein MPSILTLIARLARRGLLAVLACALLAAPAAAHTKVQSTQPANGDTVASVLAEVRVRFSTAVAPGLTRIELRQGGRNVLTGGAPVPGEGNREYALQLAQPLTPGAYEVQWTTAGADGHVLRGTFSFVVAAPATPAAPAVVETQADSARVDSSLAAGIPGDPDAVGTTTSAAASPLSVAVRWGWFAALLAMIGVVAFRFGVLARLVKDETFRPVAVRAEAGAWTIALGAASLSMLTLAGRLWLQASALGMRTEDWSGDRLTALVTGTVWGLGWLLQAIATCAFVMGMLIARAPHGRTAGWMGAAGSVVLLAAVPSLSGHAAGVEGLTALAIVADAVHVLAAGAWIGSLLMVLAIGIPATLGTTAAACGSVAMMVRAFSPMALIAGAVVAGTGVISALLHIGAVENLWGTGYGRALLLKVVLLTLVGATGFYNWRRVLPCLGTDDEGTRRLQRSARVELAIAAAVLLVTAVLVALPTP
- a CDS encoding TonB-dependent receptor, with product MKPFTAAPLSAAFSLACLCAAAPAAAQTDTATVPLDTVTVQVLGGSVPQLRAPFAVTAVREAEIRQGRAALALTDALSAIPGVQVDNRFNYALGERISIRGFGARAQFGVRGVRVLVDGIPATLPDGQTTLNHVDPSQLGRAEVIRGPASALYGNASGGVIRFTSAPPPDAPFATEHRVLAGGDGLLRGETSAGGRMGALGYRGWVSHLRYGGYREHSRARNTLAGGSVSMARGANEARLTFSLVNYDALNPGSLSDSLLRVDRRRAFARNVQQATGEEGRQGQLGVWWRRALGPGAVEVSAYGLMRSIENPIPTSIIDLDRSVRGARAAWTGGAGRLRWTVGGEMEGQRDQRRNFANTAGTRGSLTLDQRERVTSSSVFAQATATPLARVDVLAVLRYDRFRFGVTDRLISATNPDDTGARTMDQVSPALGVSVAVTPSATVYANLATAFETPTTTELANRPSGAGGFNPELNPQRTVSLEVGGKARVAPGVWVEAAAYRARIEDALIPFEVPGAPGRTFFRNAGQANHRGFEAAAVLTPREGWTARAAYTHTDARFGRYVVGADDRAGNRVPGIAPHRWELSLLASPPRGPFAGIDARYVSSTPVADTDADARFASPAYALVDVRGGWEGARAAGLEFAPFLGVTNLLDRDYNTSVVINAFGGRYYEPGPGRSLYAGLRMQLGTRRP
- a CDS encoding type II toxin-antitoxin system HicB family antitoxin gives rise to the protein MTLAEYISLPWTIRGRAIRDAAGEPAYYVVSIDELPGFSVVGDTRVEALAELELGLRVYLEGVLAAGFPPALPQPGLLASELANREALQTG
- the pckA gene encoding phosphoenolpyruvate carboxykinase (ATP), translated to MSTTLVPEAPAAAGTGRESRYGLENHGIRNPGTVFWNLNPVELVEHAVRRGEGSLVEGGPFNAVTAPHTGRSPNDRFVVREPSSEEHVWWGKVNVPISPEHYATLREDVIAHLEGQDLYVRDMVAGADPKYALNVRVITPNAWHNLFAFNMFRRPEAGGLADMVPGFTVLHAPEYEADPARHGTRTSTFILINFGAKEVLIGGTRYAGEIKKSVFGVMNYVLPMQGVLSMHCSANVGPEGDTALFFGLSGTGKTTLSADPERGLIGDDEHGWTDDGIFNFEGGCYAKAIKLSPEGEPEIYATTRMFGTVLENLVMDEARRVDFDDISITENTRISYPLHYIHNYVPEARGGHPRNIVFLTADAYGVLPPISRLTAEQAMFYFLSGYTAKVAGTERGVKEPQPTFSACFGAAFLSLHPGVYAELLGQKIDQHGARVWLVNTGWTGGPYGEGSRMKLAYTRAMVRAALSGQLDGVATETVPFFGLQVPTDVPGVPAELLNPRGTWANPEAYDARARDLANAFCKNFEQFADRVPEAVRNAGPSSAE